In the genome of Candidatus Binatia bacterium, the window TCAGGTTTTGGCTCCAGAGCCAAGCGCAGCTCAGCGCCCAGTTGTTTTTCCAGCTCGCGCAGCGCCTCCACGAATGGCTTTTCTCCACTTTGTCGGGCAAGGGCACTGAGGAGCTTCTCGGCGAGCGCGATGTCTTCTGGGTCGTACGGGCCGGGAGTTCCAAGGCGCCCTTGTTTCTCGCTTCCCCGGTCGGATGACGGTTTCCAAAACCATGCTTTTGCATCCGGGTCCCGCCCGTCGCGATTCAGTCGTCCGAGCCGCTGGATTGTCGATGCCCAGGGCGCCATTTCCGACCAGAGATGGTGCGCCGAAATGTCGAGACCCGCTTCCACCACTTGCGTGGACACACAAATCAGGCCGGGGTCCTCGGGCAACGGTTTGCCACAATCCTGCTCGCGGCCAGATCCGGCGCGCTCTGCATCTTTCAACCTTCTTTTGCGTTCGAATTCCAGCAAGCGCTGTTCGTGAGCATCTCGATCTTGTCGCCGAAAACGTGCCGTGAGCAAGACCTTCGGGACATCGTCTCGGGGCAAGAGTTGGAAAATCCGCCGCGCCGCTTCCACTGTGTTGCAAACCACCAGCGAGAGCGTGCCGCGCACGTGCTCGGCTGCGATCGCGCGGACCAGGGTAGCGTAAAAGTCCGCCTCCCCGGTGTTTTTTGACCGAGCCGCTTGCGGTTTCCATATGCGGATCGACTTTCTCGCTCCCTGTCGCCGTTGGAACTCCGGGTTGCCATCGTTGGCAATCAAGTCCAGCGGAAGTACGTTGGGTTCGGCACACCCGTCTTGCGTACGATCCACCGTGGCAAGGAACGCTGTTCCCACGGTTGCGCTCATCCACGTAGTCGGGCAAGCGAACACGGTGGAGAAGCGCTTCCGCCGCATCCAGTCGAGCTGGGCAGTGGTCCAAAGGCCGGGACCCATGAGCTGCACCTCATCGATGATCCAGCGGCAGTCATTGTTCAGGAAGCCAAAGTGCACCGGCCACTCGAAGCGGCTCATCGCGTAACCGCGATTGAGTGCACGGGACAACAACTGATCTTGGGTGCCGACCAGCACCCATAAGTGCTCCGGCTCGCCCGCCCACTCCTCTTCTATGTCTCCGCCCAGCAGCGAATAGACGGGAATCGGGTGCGGCAACTTCGCGAAGTAACTGCGCAGTCGTTCCACGGTTTGCCGGACTAACACCCGCATGGGCAGGCAGTACACCAGGTGCCGAGGCTCCCCGTATCCGTGCAAGCGGCGCCACGCCCACGCCAGCGCGGCTCCCTCGGTCTTGCCGAGCCCAGTGGGCACATGGAGCAGGTCGGGAAACCCCTCCTCTGCCACATGGGCCTGCCAACGGTACGAAGGAAAACCGGTCAGCCGTTCGAAAAATTCAGAAAACGATGTGCCGTGCATCCTCTACTGCTTTGCGCCAGCGGAGACGCTGTCCGCGCACCCTTCCTTCCGTTCCCCAGGGAACCGCAGCAACCTCGCGGCAGCGGTAGAGGAACGGTAGGGCGCACCGCGGCCGGTGGAGCGGGCGCGTTAGTTTGCGCGCAGCGTGATGCGTGCGCGGGCGTGCGGCAACGTCGCCCGTCGCGAGCGGAACCAACAGTGGCACGACAGCCACGCCAACGGGAAGCTGCACGCACGAACTTCAGCTCGCGAGTCGTGATCCCACGGCAACCACCCCCGATGAAACGCAGCCTGGCCATGCGCCGCCACATGCCATGTTCAGGACGAACGAGTCAAGTGTTTGGCCTGCGGCCCTTGGTGCCGAGCATGCCGGGGCCCGCAAATGCTGTGTCACAGGCTCCGGCGCTTCGCCCTTCGGCAAGGGCCTCGGCAATGTTCGGCGTCCTTCGTCGAAAAGCCGCCGAGCTGGCGAGGTTCCACCGACACGCTTGCGTAAGTGCCTTTATCCCGCACTCGCTTTAGTCACCGGTTGGGTGGCGGCACGGCTTTTGCGGTCACCGGTTCCCGCAGCCTGCTCACAGGGGGTACGGCGATGAGCAACGAAACGGGTCCGAAAAGCACAGCGGCTGTCGCTGATTCTCGCGTCGAACCGACCTTTGTCCCGGCGCGCATGGTGAACGAGTTCGTGTACTGCCCGCGGCTAGCGTATCTCGAGTGGGTGCAGGGCGAGTGGGCAGATTCGGCCGACACGGTGCAAGGGCGCTACGTCCACCGGCGGATCGAGCTCGGAGGTGGCCGATTGCCCGAGCCGGGTGCGGAAACGGCAGAGCGGCGTGTGCATGCCCGGTCGGTCACGCTGTCCTCCGAGCGGCTCGGGTTAGTGGCGCGGATCGATTTAATCGAAAGCGAAGGCGGGGAGGTGATCCCCGTCGAGTACAAGCGCGGCAAGCGACCGCACGTTGCCCAAGGCGCCTACGACCCGGAGAGAGTGCAACTGTGCTGCCAGGGACTATTACTGGAAGAGCACGGCTACCGCTGCTCAGAGGGGGTGTTGTACTACACGGGGAGCCGAGAACGCGTACGCGTGGTATTCGACGACGAGCTGCGCAGCCTGACGTTGCAAGCCATTGCGGGCTTGCGGGAGCTTGCTCGGAGTGGGCAAATTCCGCCGCCGCTCGAGGATAGCCCCAAGTGCCCGCGCTGCTCGCTGGTTAGCATTTGCCTGCCGGACGAGGTGAATTTCCTCGCCCACCGAGAGGACGCCGTGCGTCCGCTAGCAGTGG includes:
- a CDS encoding DEAD/DEAH box helicase, which translates into the protein MHGTSFSEFFERLTGFPSYRWQAHVAEEGFPDLLHVPTGLGKTEGAALAWAWRRLHGYGEPRHLVYCLPMRVLVRQTVERLRSYFAKLPHPIPVYSLLGGDIEEEWAGEPEHLWVLVGTQDQLLSRALNRGYAMSRFEWPVHFGFLNNDCRWIIDEVQLMGPGLWTTAQLDWMRRKRFSTVFACPTTWMSATVGTAFLATVDRTQDGCAEPNVLPLDLIANDGNPEFQRRQGARKSIRIWKPQAARSKNTGEADFYATLVRAIAAEHVRGTLSLVVCNTVEAARRIFQLLPRDDVPKVLLTARFRRQDRDAHEQRLLEFERKRRLKDAERAGSGREQDCGKPLPEDPGLICVSTQVVEAGLDISAHHLWSEMAPWASTIQRLGRLNRDGRDPDAKAWFWKPSSDRGSEKQGRLGTPGPYDPEDIALAEKLLSALARQSGEKPFVEALRELEKQLGAELRLALEPKPEPMPRAVDVHGLFSTERDVHGGFTDISPFVRGDDIDADVTVVWRDWPGGPNKNPPVGEELDGPPLDIGSEGCPVPFFRLRAALEAWRVGAWVWNDEEERWETVAPDGIRPGMVVMLHREAGGYDADLGWTGERAHQLPRVPRAGRGQALRDEERSETGYWARLDVHLGDARREAESLCDSLGLQGQIRTAVVVAAGLHDLGKAHPQWQGALQADGIEGAGPWAKCPRVLAVEVNDVVRVPIVAAKVRELRCDSLQLSPESRLRNQQKVLRLRFAVDEPVTREELEQIHALPGVVWAGHAFFRPNMRHEAASALAMWQRYRAGLADYPALAVYLAAAHHGKVRTVFRSLTELGDDAFGVPVESAPLSLNGEAWLLDFSVVKDGAEGDWLPDGFALHGHGWTGLVSDLLGPWHPDDRAVAGVVPKDEPRKLGPFQLAYLEALVRVADRRASARPSQCTRPSEVAHG